Proteins from one Oscillatoria nigro-viridis PCC 7112 genomic window:
- the rplP gene encoding 50S ribosomal protein L16 — MLSPKRTKFRKQQRGRMSGIATRGNTVSFGEFALQAVEPAWITSRQIEAGRRAMTRYIRRGGKIWIRIFPDKPVTERAAETRMGSGKGSPEFWVAVVKPGRVMFEIGGVSEETAREAMRLASFKLPIKTKFITREEGQS; from the coding sequence ATGTTAAGCCCTAAAAGAACGAAATTCCGCAAACAACAGCGCGGGCGAATGAGCGGTATTGCCACCCGCGGCAATACAGTTAGCTTTGGCGAATTCGCGCTCCAAGCCGTCGAACCCGCCTGGATTACTTCCCGCCAAATAGAAGCCGGACGCCGCGCCATGACCCGTTATATCCGCCGGGGCGGCAAAATCTGGATTCGCATTTTTCCCGACAAACCAGTCACCGAGCGCGCAGCAGAAACCCGGATGGGTTCTGGTAAAGGCTCACCAGAGTTTTGGGTTGCCGTGGTCAAACCGGGCCGGGTAATGTTTGAAATTGGCGGCGTAAGTGAAGAAACTGCCCGCGAAGCAATGCGTTTGGCATCTTTCAAATTACCAATTAAAACCAAGTTCATCACTCGCGAAGAAGGCCAGTCATAG
- the rplX gene encoding 50S ribosomal protein L24, with amino-acid sequence MYGKKGKPTSEPQRYRMHVKAGDTVQIITGKEKGKVGEILKTYPKVSKVIVKGVNIRTKHVKPQQEGESGKIVTFEAPIHSSNVMHYSEKEKIASRVCYTFSEDGRKLRQLKKTGEIIDN; translated from the coding sequence ATGTACGGAAAAAAGGGTAAACCAACTAGCGAACCGCAGCGCTACAGAATGCACGTCAAAGCAGGCGACACAGTGCAAATAATTACTGGCAAAGAGAAAGGAAAAGTCGGAGAAATCTTAAAGACATATCCTAAAGTCAGCAAAGTAATTGTTAAAGGTGTAAACATCAGAACCAAGCACGTCAAGCCCCAGCAAGAGGGAGAGTCCGGGAAAATAGTCACGTTTGAGGCTCCCATTCACAGCTCAAATGTCATGCACTATTCCGAAAAAGAGAAAATAGCCAGCCGCGTTTGCTATACATTTAGCGAAGATGGCCGGAAACTGCGACAGCTCAAAAAAACCGGAGAAATCATCGATAATTAG
- the rpsQ gene encoding 30S ribosomal protein S17, which translates to MAIKERVGVVVSDKMDKTVVVAIENRSSHTKYGKIVVRTKRYKAHDEENQCKSGDRVRITETRPLSKTKRWTVAEIFGAKNG; encoded by the coding sequence ATGGCAATTAAAGAACGAGTTGGCGTAGTAGTCAGCGACAAGATGGATAAAACCGTCGTGGTAGCAATCGAAAACCGCTCCTCCCACACCAAATACGGCAAAATCGTAGTCCGCACCAAGCGGTACAAAGCTCACGACGAAGAAAATCAGTGCAAATCGGGCGATCGCGTCCGCATCACTGAAACTCGCCCACTGAGCAAAACCAAACGTTGGACGGTTGCTGAGATTTTCGGTGCAAAAAATGGCTAA
- the rpsC gene encoding 30S ribosomal protein S3: protein MGQKIHPIGFRLGITQEHRSRWFADPKNYPELLQEDYKIRKYVRKTLNNAGISSVKIERKADQIDLEVFTARPGVVVGRGGAGIETLRVGLQQQLGSNRQIRINVVEVQRVDADATLIAEYIAQQLERRVSFRRVVRQAITRAQKVGIQGIKIQVSGRLNGAEIARTEWTREGRVPLHTLRADIDYSYCTAQTIYGILGIKVWVFKGEIIPGQEQEAAPNAAVPRTKQKRRRQNFEDRSNEG from the coding sequence ATGGGCCAAAAAATACATCCAATTGGTTTTCGCCTCGGCATTACCCAAGAGCACCGCTCTCGCTGGTTTGCCGATCCCAAAAACTATCCAGAACTCTTGCAAGAAGACTATAAAATTCGCAAGTACGTTCGTAAAACCCTCAACAATGCTGGCATTTCATCGGTCAAAATTGAGCGGAAAGCCGATCAAATAGACCTAGAAGTGTTCACCGCCAGACCAGGCGTTGTCGTAGGCCGCGGCGGAGCAGGCATCGAAACCTTGCGGGTCGGTTTGCAGCAGCAACTCGGTAGCAACCGCCAAATCCGCATCAACGTCGTCGAAGTCCAGCGAGTAGATGCCGATGCCACACTGATCGCGGAATACATCGCTCAGCAACTAGAACGGCGCGTATCCTTCCGCCGAGTAGTCCGCCAAGCAATCACCCGCGCCCAAAAAGTCGGCATCCAAGGCATCAAAATTCAAGTCAGCGGACGCCTCAACGGTGCAGAAATTGCCCGTACCGAATGGACGCGAGAAGGAAGAGTCCCCTTGCACACGCTGCGGGCCGACATCGACTACTCCTACTGCACTGCTCAAACCATCTACGGTATTCTCGGCATTAAAGTTTGGGTTTTCAAAGGTGAAATTATTCCCGGACAGGAACAGGAGGCTGCACCAAATGCTGCAGTACCCCGTACCAAACAAAAGCGCCGCCGCCAGAACTTTGAAGATCGATCGAACGAAGGCTAG
- the rpmC gene encoding 50S ribosomal protein L29: protein MSLPKIKEARELSDAALAEQILAAKRQLMELRLQQATGRMEKPHLFKHAKHRVAQLMTVERERQIAADAEATEKSAAAKEAAGSAPSPEVSQE, encoded by the coding sequence ATGTCTTTGCCCAAGATTAAAGAAGCTAGAGAATTAAGCGATGCAGCACTAGCAGAGCAAATTTTAGCCGCCAAGCGCCAACTAATGGAATTACGGCTCCAGCAAGCTACCGGCCGCATGGAAAAGCCTCACCTGTTCAAGCACGCCAAGCACCGCGTCGCTCAATTGATGACAGTTGAACGCGAGCGCCAAATCGCTGCTGATGCAGAAGCGACAGAAAAATCAGCCGCAGCTAAAGAAGCAGCAGGTTCGGCTCCAAGCCCAGAAGTCAGCCAAGAGTGA
- the rplN gene encoding 50S ribosomal protein L14 codes for MIQPQTYLNVADNSGARKLMCIRVLGGGNRRYGGVGDVIIAVVKDAIPNMAVKKSDVVRAVIVRTRKGLRRDSGMSIRFDDNAAVIINADNNPKGTRVFGPVARELRDKNFTKIVSLAPEVL; via the coding sequence ATGATTCAACCCCAGACATACCTCAATGTCGCCGACAATAGCGGAGCCCGCAAACTGATGTGCATCCGCGTATTGGGAGGTGGCAACCGCCGCTACGGCGGAGTCGGCGATGTCATCATTGCCGTCGTCAAAGACGCCATCCCCAATATGGCCGTCAAAAAATCAGATGTCGTCCGGGCCGTCATTGTCAGAACCCGCAAAGGCCTGCGCCGCGACAGCGGCATGAGCATTCGTTTTGACGATAACGCCGCCGTTATTATCAACGCAGACAACAACCCGAAAGGTACTCGCGTCTTCGGCCCCGTCGCCCGCGAACTGCGCGACAAAAACTTTACTAAAATCGTTTCCTTAGCCCCGGAGGTACTTTAA